Proteins co-encoded in one Stomoxys calcitrans chromosome 5, idStoCalc2.1, whole genome shotgun sequence genomic window:
- the LOC106091219 gene encoding CTTNBP2 N-terminal-like protein isoform X3: protein MEQNANDPFASENSGTARFIGGGAADHSLDNGLPGGSSGLGNSSAGGTVSAAHEFQTMKPGLSGGLKTPGHSEIPHSELVKMLYYLEGELQARDVVIAALRNERVKQYISQLKTKRLQPNDPHAAIFRDKVALSGNLISRESSTQAAQAEMEVRQIIEQQMEQQYQMVNKQRATHLRMVNILTESLENNQRMLQELEEEKRKHEHDTAQGDDITYGLEMERTKLRQELEEERAQVKKLDKELKKLQETLEFERNRQKQIVLLLIAERKKIMMKYIEEGKRSEDLAQILAEEKQRSDTIAEGLEEESKKSLRMEEELEKQQAAFEQERKVLKASLAKEELRVKELEQELITLRAENETLKKHQQQLQQNAATLAGGSTAAKSRAFSEDGCATSMVNIAKIVQPTATVSSVPVSGPTTGIARSLAPGQNLRAGVATAPTIAPLPQLAATPVSQQTSAIAAASAHTGGGENVIPTPLNLNPASTSSVVAGAAMAAAPPSPSPPKMQPTATIQRAPGGKYSALAAAAAAGHSLDQAPSPHPVPIAVPPVTVPPSGARGAPPPIPPNKPIVPPKREPSLSRLGSITGAAASVAAAASTATSNAKIN, encoded by the exons ATGGAACAAAATGCCAATGATCCGTTTGCCTCGGAGAACAGCGGCACAGCAAGGTTCATAGGAGGAGGAGCGGCTGACCACTCCCTAGACAATGGCTTGCCGGGAGGCTCCAGTGGGCTGGGTAATTCCAGTGCCGGTGGCACTGTTAGTGCTGCCCATGAATTTCAGACAATGAAACCCGGCTTAAGTGGCGGCCTCAAGACACCGGGCCACTCCGAGATTCCACACAGTGAATTGGTAAAAATGTTATACTATCTCGAGGGAGAATTGCAAGCCCGTGATGTAGTAATTGCAGCATTACGCAATGAGCGTGTCAAACAATACATCTCTCAATTGAAAACCAAGAGGCTGCAACCCAATGACCCCCATGCAGCCATATTTCGAGATAAGGTAGCGCTTTCGGGCAATCTAATATCACGAGAATCATCAACACAGGCCGCTCAGGCCGAGATGGAGGTGCGCCAAATAATTGAGCAACAAATGGAACAGCAATATCAAATGGTCAACAAACAGAGGGCAACACATTTGCGTATGGTCAACATACTTACCGAGTCATTGGAGAATAATCAACGCATGCTGCAAGAACTGGAGGAAGAGAAGCGAAAGCATGAACATGATACGGCCCAGGGTGATGATATTACTTATGGCCTGGAGATGGAGCGCACAAAATTGCGACAAGAACTAGAAGAAGAACGAGCGCAGGTCAAGAAGTTGGACAAAGAGTTAAAAAAACTACAGGAAACTCTGGAATTTGAGAGGAATCGTCAGAAACAGATAGTGTTGCTGTTGATAGCAGAACGAAAGAAGATAATGATGAAGTACATTGAAGAGG GCAAACGTTCAGAGGATCTTGCTCAAATATTAGCAGAGGAAAAGCAACGTTCCGATACCATAGCCGAAGGTCTAGAAGAGGAAAGTAAAAAATCTTTGCGCATGGAAGAGGAGTTGGAAAAGCAACAGGCAGCTTTTGAACAAGAACGCAAAGTTCTTAAAGCAAGTTTAGCAAAagaagaattgag AGTCAAAGAGCTGGAGCAAGAGCTGATCACGTTACGTGCCGAAAATGAAACTTTAAAAAAGCATCAACAGCAATTGCAACAAAATGCCGCCACATTGGCAGGTGGCAGCACGGCAGCAAAGTCAAGAGCCTTTAGTG AAGATGGATGTGCCACATCTATGGTTAATATAGCGAAAATTGTACAACCCACGGCTACTGTATCTAGTGTCCCTGTATCAGGTCCCACCACTGGTATTGCTCGTTCCCTTGCCCCTGGACAAAATCTGCGTGCGGGTGTGGCTACAGCTCCTACTATAGCACCTTTACCTCAATTGGCGGCCACACCAGTCTCCCAGCAAACATCAGCAATTGCGGCGGCGTCAGCACACACTGGGGGCGGTGAGAATGTCATACCAACACCGTTAAATCTGAATCCTGCTTCCACATCATCGGTGGTGGCGGGCGCAGCGATGGCAGCGGcgccaccatcaccatcacctcCTAAAATGCAGCCAACGGCAACAATACAAAGGGCTCCCGGTGGTAAATATTCAGCATTAGCAGCTGCTGCTGCGGCTGGCCACTCACTTGATCAAGCTCCTTCGCCGCATCCGGTTCCCATAGCGGTGCCACCAGTCACAGTGCCACCGTCTGGGGCTCGCGGTGCTCCACCACCCATTCCTCCCAACAAGCCTATCGTACCGCCAAAACGTGAGCCATCCTTATCGCGTTTGGGTTCGATAACGGGTGCTGCTGCAAGTGTAGCGGCTGCCGCCTCAACAGCTACTAGTAATGCTAAAATTAATTAG
- the LOC106091219 gene encoding CTTNBP2 N-terminal-like protein isoform X2 produces MEQNANDPFASENSGTARFIGGGAADHSLDNGLPGGSSGLGNSSAGGTVSAAHEFQTMKPGLSGGLKTPGHSEIPHSELVKMLYYLEGELQARDVVIAALRNERVKQYISQLKTKRLQPNDPHAAIFRDKVALSGNLISRESSTQAAQAEMEVRQIIEQQMEQQYQMVNKQRATHLRMVNILTESLENNQRMLQELEEEKRKHEHDTAQGDDITYGLEMERTKLRQELEEERAQVKKLDKELKKLQETLEFERNRQKQIVLLLIAERKKIMMKYIEEGKRSEDLAQILAEEKQRSDTIAEGLEEESKKSLRMEEELEKQQAAFEQERKVLKASLAKEELRVKELEQELITLRAENETLKKHQQQLQQNAATLAGGSTAAKSRAFSAEDGCATSMVNIAKIVQPTATVSSVPVSGPTTGIARSLAPGQNLRAGVATAPTIAPLPQLAATPVSQQTSAIAAASAHTGGGENVIPTPLNLNPASTSSVVAGAAMAAAPPSPSPPKMQPTATIQRAPGGKYSALAAAAAAGHSLDQAPSPHPVPIAVPPVTVPPSGARGAPPPIPPNKPIVPPKREPSLSRLGSITGAAASVAAAASTATSNAKIN; encoded by the exons ATGGAACAAAATGCCAATGATCCGTTTGCCTCGGAGAACAGCGGCACAGCAAGGTTCATAGGAGGAGGAGCGGCTGACCACTCCCTAGACAATGGCTTGCCGGGAGGCTCCAGTGGGCTGGGTAATTCCAGTGCCGGTGGCACTGTTAGTGCTGCCCATGAATTTCAGACAATGAAACCCGGCTTAAGTGGCGGCCTCAAGACACCGGGCCACTCCGAGATTCCACACAGTGAATTGGTAAAAATGTTATACTATCTCGAGGGAGAATTGCAAGCCCGTGATGTAGTAATTGCAGCATTACGCAATGAGCGTGTCAAACAATACATCTCTCAATTGAAAACCAAGAGGCTGCAACCCAATGACCCCCATGCAGCCATATTTCGAGATAAGGTAGCGCTTTCGGGCAATCTAATATCACGAGAATCATCAACACAGGCCGCTCAGGCCGAGATGGAGGTGCGCCAAATAATTGAGCAACAAATGGAACAGCAATATCAAATGGTCAACAAACAGAGGGCAACACATTTGCGTATGGTCAACATACTTACCGAGTCATTGGAGAATAATCAACGCATGCTGCAAGAACTGGAGGAAGAGAAGCGAAAGCATGAACATGATACGGCCCAGGGTGATGATATTACTTATGGCCTGGAGATGGAGCGCACAAAATTGCGACAAGAACTAGAAGAAGAACGAGCGCAGGTCAAGAAGTTGGACAAAGAGTTAAAAAAACTACAGGAAACTCTGGAATTTGAGAGGAATCGTCAGAAACAGATAGTGTTGCTGTTGATAGCAGAACGAAAGAAGATAATGATGAAGTACATTGAAGAGG GCAAACGTTCAGAGGATCTTGCTCAAATATTAGCAGAGGAAAAGCAACGTTCCGATACCATAGCCGAAGGTCTAGAAGAGGAAAGTAAAAAATCTTTGCGCATGGAAGAGGAGTTGGAAAAGCAACAGGCAGCTTTTGAACAAGAACGCAAAGTTCTTAAAGCAAGTTTAGCAAAagaagaattgag AGTCAAAGAGCTGGAGCAAGAGCTGATCACGTTACGTGCCGAAAATGAAACTTTAAAAAAGCATCAACAGCAATTGCAACAAAATGCCGCCACATTGGCAGGTGGCAGCACGGCAGCAAAGTCAAGAGCCTTTAGTG CAGAAGATGGATGTGCCACATCTATGGTTAATATAGCGAAAATTGTACAACCCACGGCTACTGTATCTAGTGTCCCTGTATCAGGTCCCACCACTGGTATTGCTCGTTCCCTTGCCCCTGGACAAAATCTGCGTGCGGGTGTGGCTACAGCTCCTACTATAGCACCTTTACCTCAATTGGCGGCCACACCAGTCTCCCAGCAAACATCAGCAATTGCGGCGGCGTCAGCACACACTGGGGGCGGTGAGAATGTCATACCAACACCGTTAAATCTGAATCCTGCTTCCACATCATCGGTGGTGGCGGGCGCAGCGATGGCAGCGGcgccaccatcaccatcacctcCTAAAATGCAGCCAACGGCAACAATACAAAGGGCTCCCGGTGGTAAATATTCAGCATTAGCAGCTGCTGCTGCGGCTGGCCACTCACTTGATCAAGCTCCTTCGCCGCATCCGGTTCCCATAGCGGTGCCACCAGTCACAGTGCCACCGTCTGGGGCTCGCGGTGCTCCACCACCCATTCCTCCCAACAAGCCTATCGTACCGCCAAAACGTGAGCCATCCTTATCGCGTTTGGGTTCGATAACGGGTGCTGCTGCAAGTGTAGCGGCTGCCGCCTCAACAGCTACTAGTAATGCTAAAATTAATTAG
- the LOC106091219 gene encoding CTTNBP2 N-terminal-like protein isoform X1, producing the protein MEQNANDPFASENSGTARFIGGGAADHSLDNGLPGGSSGLGNSSAGGTVSAAHEFQTMKPGLSGGLKTPGHSEIPHSELVKMLYYLEGELQARDVVIAALRNERVKQYISQLKTKRLQPNDPHAAIFRDKVALSGNLISRESSTQAAQAEMEVRQIIEQQMEQQYQMVNKQRATHLRMVNILTESLENNQRMLQELEEEKRKHEHDTAQGDDITYGLEMERTKLRQELEEERAQVKKLDKELKKLQETLEFERNRQKQIVLLLIAERKKIMMKYIEEGKRSEDLAQILAEEKQRSDTIAEGLEEESKKSLRMEEELEKQQAAFEQERKVLKASLAKEELRVKELEQELITLRAENETLKKHQQQLQQNAATLAGGSTAAKSRAFSVAEDGCATSMVNIAKIVQPTATVSSVPVSGPTTGIARSLAPGQNLRAGVATAPTIAPLPQLAATPVSQQTSAIAAASAHTGGGENVIPTPLNLNPASTSSVVAGAAMAAAPPSPSPPKMQPTATIQRAPGGKYSALAAAAAAGHSLDQAPSPHPVPIAVPPVTVPPSGARGAPPPIPPNKPIVPPKREPSLSRLGSITGAAASVAAAASTATSNAKIN; encoded by the exons ATGGAACAAAATGCCAATGATCCGTTTGCCTCGGAGAACAGCGGCACAGCAAGGTTCATAGGAGGAGGAGCGGCTGACCACTCCCTAGACAATGGCTTGCCGGGAGGCTCCAGTGGGCTGGGTAATTCCAGTGCCGGTGGCACTGTTAGTGCTGCCCATGAATTTCAGACAATGAAACCCGGCTTAAGTGGCGGCCTCAAGACACCGGGCCACTCCGAGATTCCACACAGTGAATTGGTAAAAATGTTATACTATCTCGAGGGAGAATTGCAAGCCCGTGATGTAGTAATTGCAGCATTACGCAATGAGCGTGTCAAACAATACATCTCTCAATTGAAAACCAAGAGGCTGCAACCCAATGACCCCCATGCAGCCATATTTCGAGATAAGGTAGCGCTTTCGGGCAATCTAATATCACGAGAATCATCAACACAGGCCGCTCAGGCCGAGATGGAGGTGCGCCAAATAATTGAGCAACAAATGGAACAGCAATATCAAATGGTCAACAAACAGAGGGCAACACATTTGCGTATGGTCAACATACTTACCGAGTCATTGGAGAATAATCAACGCATGCTGCAAGAACTGGAGGAAGAGAAGCGAAAGCATGAACATGATACGGCCCAGGGTGATGATATTACTTATGGCCTGGAGATGGAGCGCACAAAATTGCGACAAGAACTAGAAGAAGAACGAGCGCAGGTCAAGAAGTTGGACAAAGAGTTAAAAAAACTACAGGAAACTCTGGAATTTGAGAGGAATCGTCAGAAACAGATAGTGTTGCTGTTGATAGCAGAACGAAAGAAGATAATGATGAAGTACATTGAAGAGG GCAAACGTTCAGAGGATCTTGCTCAAATATTAGCAGAGGAAAAGCAACGTTCCGATACCATAGCCGAAGGTCTAGAAGAGGAAAGTAAAAAATCTTTGCGCATGGAAGAGGAGTTGGAAAAGCAACAGGCAGCTTTTGAACAAGAACGCAAAGTTCTTAAAGCAAGTTTAGCAAAagaagaattgag AGTCAAAGAGCTGGAGCAAGAGCTGATCACGTTACGTGCCGAAAATGAAACTTTAAAAAAGCATCAACAGCAATTGCAACAAAATGCCGCCACATTGGCAGGTGGCAGCACGGCAGCAAAGTCAAGAGCCTTTAGTG TAGCAGAAGATGGATGTGCCACATCTATGGTTAATATAGCGAAAATTGTACAACCCACGGCTACTGTATCTAGTGTCCCTGTATCAGGTCCCACCACTGGTATTGCTCGTTCCCTTGCCCCTGGACAAAATCTGCGTGCGGGTGTGGCTACAGCTCCTACTATAGCACCTTTACCTCAATTGGCGGCCACACCAGTCTCCCAGCAAACATCAGCAATTGCGGCGGCGTCAGCACACACTGGGGGCGGTGAGAATGTCATACCAACACCGTTAAATCTGAATCCTGCTTCCACATCATCGGTGGTGGCGGGCGCAGCGATGGCAGCGGcgccaccatcaccatcacctcCTAAAATGCAGCCAACGGCAACAATACAAAGGGCTCCCGGTGGTAAATATTCAGCATTAGCAGCTGCTGCTGCGGCTGGCCACTCACTTGATCAAGCTCCTTCGCCGCATCCGGTTCCCATAGCGGTGCCACCAGTCACAGTGCCACCGTCTGGGGCTCGCGGTGCTCCACCACCCATTCCTCCCAACAAGCCTATCGTACCGCCAAAACGTGAGCCATCCTTATCGCGTTTGGGTTCGATAACGGGTGCTGCTGCAAGTGTAGCGGCTGCCGCCTCAACAGCTACTAGTAATGCTAAAATTAATTAG
- the LOC106091221 gene encoding pre-mRNA-splicing factor syf1 homolog translates to MTINTATSLSMEIEFPDEDIPYEEEILRNAYSVKHWLRYIDHKSRAPNNAVNIVYERALKELPGSYKIWYNYLRTRRKQVRGKCITDAMYEEVNNTFERALVFMHKMPRIWMDYGTFMTSQCKITRTRHVFDRALRALPVTQHHRIWPLYLKFVKRYDIPETGVRIFRRYLKLAPDDAEEYIEYLLSVNRLDDAAQQLASIVDNEHFASKHGKSSHQLWTELCELISKNPDKVHSLNVDAIIRGGLRRYTDQLGHLWNCLADYYVRSGLFDRARDIYEEAIQTVRTVRDFTQVFDEYAQFEELSLNKRMEIVANDPDATEEDDIDVELRLARFEHLMDRRLLLLNSVLLRQNPHNVHEWHKRVKLYEDKPHEIINTYTEAVQTVQPKLAVGKLHTLWVEFAKFYESNGQVDDARVVFERATEVEYVKVEDLASVWCEWAEMEIRQENFEEALKLMQKATVMPKRKVAYHDDTETVQMRLYKSLKVWSMYADLEESFGTFKTCKAVYDRIIDLKICTPQIIINYGLFLEEHNYFEEAFRAYEKGIALFKWPNVYDIWNAYLTKFLKRYGGSKLERARDLFEQCLENCPPEHAKYFYLLYAKLEEDHGLARHAMAVYDRATSAVKQEEMYDMYNIFVKKAAEIYGLPRTREIYEKAIECLPEENMRHMCVRFAEMETKLGEVDRARAIYAHCSQVCDPRITADFWQTWKEFEVRHGNEDTMREMLRIKRSVQATYNTQVNMMAAQFMTSGNTAADAAGSDAMRQLDARAKEVAAAANNQQANKPPAPTPTKPQNASNIMFVRGETQGGSAKDKVVNPDEIDIGDSEEEEDEEEDDDGNASETERNEAATRKDDNDLIMKKLRIEQKSIPAKVFGGLKTKANEDEEDD, encoded by the exons ATGACTATAAACACCGCTACATCCTTATCCATGGAAATTGAATTT CCGGATGAAGATATTCCCTACGAAGAGGAAATCCTACGCAATGCTTATTCTGTGAAACATTGGCTGCGTTACATAGATCACAAATCCCGGGCACCCAACAATGCCGTGAATATTGTCTACGAAAGAGCTTTGAAAGAATTGCCTGGAAGctataaaatttggtacaattacTTGCGTACTCGAAGGAAGCAGGTTCGAGGCAAATGCATCACTGATGCCATGTATGAAGAAGTCAATAACACCTTTGAGCGTGCACTTGTATTTATGCATAAAATGCCACGCATTTGGATGGATTATGGTACATTTATGACATCGCAATGTAAAATTACACGCACTAGACATGTTTTCGATAGAGCTTTACGTGCTCTGCCTGTCACACAACATCATCGCATATGGCCTTTGTATTTGAAGTTTGTTAAGAGATACGACATTCCTGAGACGGGTGTAAGAATTTTTCGTCGCTATTTGAAATTGGCTCCCGATGATGCAGAGGAGTATATTGAATATTTGTTAAGTGTAAATCGTTTGGATGATGCTGCCCAACAACTGGCTAGCATTGTGGACAATGAGCACTTTGCCTCAAAGCATGGCAAGTCAAGTCATCAACTTTGGACAGAATTGTGTGAGCTGATATCGAAAAATCCGGATAAAGTACATTCGTTAAATGTGGATGCCATTATAAGGGGTGGTCTTAGGAG ATATACTGATCAACTAGGTCATCTTTGGAATTGTTTGGCTGACTACTACGTACGCTCTGGCCTTTTCGATCGTGCCAGAGATATCTATGAAGAAGCCATACAAACTGTACGCACAGTACGTGATTTCACTCAGGTTTTCGATGAATATGCCCAATTTGAGGAACTTTCTTTGAATAAACGCATGGAAATAGTAGCCAATGATCCGGATGCCACAGAGGAAGATGACATAGATGTTGAATTGCGTTTGGCGCGTTTTGAGCATCTCATGGACCGACGTCTACTGTTGTTAAATTCCGTGTTGCTGCGTCAAAATCCTCATAATGTTCATGAGTGGCACAAACGCGTTAAGTTGTATGAGGATAAACCCCATGAAATCATCAACACCTATACAGAAGCTGTACAGACAGTTCAGCCTAAGCTGGCTGTGGGTAAATTGCACACACTTTGGGTTGagtttgccaaattttatgaatCGAATGGTCAAGTAGATGATGCACGTGTTGTTTTCGAAAGAGCCACTGAAGTTGAGTATGTCAAAGTGGAGGACTTGGCCAGTGTTTGGTGCGAATGGGCTGAAATGGAAATACGCCAAGAAAACTTCGAAGAAGCCTTGAAGCTTATGCAAAAGGCCACAGTTATGCCGAAGCGCAAGGTGGCCTATCATGACGACACCGAAACTGTGCAAATGCGACTTTACAAATCTCTCAAGGTGTGGTCTATGTATGCCGATCTCGAGGAATCTTTTGGCACTTTCAAAACTTGTAAGGCGGTCTATGATCGCATTATAGACTTGAAAATTTGTACGCCACAAATTATTATTAACTATGGCCTCTTCTTGGAGGAACATAATTACTTTGAAGAAGCTTTCAGGGCCTATGAAAAGGGCATAGCCCTCTTTAAGTGGCCTAATGTTTATGACATATGGAATGCTTATCTAACAAAGTTCCTCAAGCGCTATGGCGGCTCCAAATTAGAAAGAGCACGTGATTTATTCGAGCAATGTTTGGAAAATTGCCCACCGGAACATGCAAAATATTTCTATTTGTTGTATGCCAAATTGGAGGAAGATCATGGTTTGGCTCGTCATGCCATGGCTGTGTATGATAGGGCTACCAGCGCAGTTAAACAAGAGGAAATGTATGACATGTAtaatatttttgtcaaaaaggcTGCAGAAATTTATGGTCTGCCACGCACTAGAGAGATCTATGAGAAGGCCATTGAATGTTTGCCGGAGGAGAATATGAGACACATGTGCGTACGTTTTGCTGAAATGGAAACCAAATTGGGAGAGGTTGATAGAGCCAGGGCAATATATGCCCATTGTTCGCAG gtTTGTGATCCTCGCATTACCGCCGACTTTTGGCAAACTTGGAAAGAGTTTGAAGTGCGCCATGGCAACGAAGACACTATGCGGGAGATGTTGCGTATCAAACGTTCTGTTCAGGCCACTTATAATACCCAGGTTAATATGATGGCAGCTCAGTTTATGACCTCAGGCAATACGGCAGCAGATGCGGCTGGTTCCGATGCTATGCGACAATTGGATGCCAGAGCTAAAGAGGTTGCAGCTGCAGCCAACAATCAGCAAGCTAATAAGCCACCAGCCCCAACACCAACTAAGCCACAAAATGCCAGCAACATAATGTTTGTGCGTGGCGAAACTCAAGGTGGCTCTGCCAAGGATAAAGTGGTTAATCCAGATGAGATTGATATTGGTGACAGTGAGGAGGAGGAAGATGAAGAGGAGGATGACGATGGAAATGCTAGTGAGACGGAACGAAATGAAGCAGCCACACGCAAGGATGATAATGATCTGATTATGAAGAAATTGAGAATCGAACAAAAGTCAATACCGGCCAAGGTGTTTGGAGGTCTCAAAACCAAGGCCAATGAAGATGAGGAGGATGATTAG